One segment of Leptospira kirschneri serovar Cynopteri str. 3522 CT DNA contains the following:
- a CDS encoding electron transfer flavoprotein subunit alpha/FixB family protein, giving the protein MSNVFIVGELKDGELKKISREITSAGRKIADSIGGKVVALLIGNGVEKHAPELAAVGADTILTVNSDEYNAETYSNQVAEMIKAQNPAVVLLPHTSQGKDYSPRVAVKVGAGIIADVVGFSVDGGKVVAKKPIYSGKAYANFKVTSPIQIFTVRPNSQEIIQKAGAGAVEAASPSAGNAKVKIVSSDLSGGSKVQLTEASIIVSGGRGIKGPENWPILQELADTLGAALGASRAAVDAGWISHSHQVGQTGKTVSPNCYIACGISGAIQHLAGMGSSKYIVAINKDGDAPIFKVATYGIVGDLFEVVPAVTAEFKKVLG; this is encoded by the coding sequence GTGAGCAACGTATTCATTGTTGGCGAATTAAAAGACGGAGAACTGAAAAAAATCTCCAGAGAAATCACTTCTGCAGGTAGAAAGATCGCAGATTCTATCGGAGGAAAAGTAGTTGCACTTCTGATCGGAAACGGAGTCGAAAAACACGCTCCTGAATTGGCTGCAGTCGGAGCCGATACGATCCTTACCGTAAATTCAGACGAGTACAACGCAGAAACATATTCCAATCAAGTTGCAGAAATGATCAAAGCGCAAAACCCTGCCGTAGTTCTTCTTCCGCATACTTCTCAAGGAAAAGATTATTCTCCTAGAGTAGCCGTAAAGGTAGGAGCCGGAATTATTGCAGACGTTGTAGGATTTTCTGTAGACGGTGGAAAGGTTGTAGCAAAAAAACCAATCTACTCCGGAAAGGCTTATGCTAACTTCAAAGTAACAAGCCCGATTCAAATTTTTACCGTTCGTCCTAACTCTCAAGAAATCATTCAAAAAGCAGGTGCTGGCGCTGTAGAAGCGGCTTCTCCATCTGCAGGAAATGCAAAAGTAAAAATTGTATCTTCCGACTTAAGTGGTGGTTCTAAAGTTCAATTAACGGAAGCTTCTATCATTGTATCCGGCGGACGCGGAATCAAAGGACCAGAAAATTGGCCTATCCTTCAAGAGCTTGCTGACACACTCGGAGCGGCTCTGGGAGCTTCTCGTGCGGCTGTAGATGCAGGATGGATTTCTCACTCTCATCAAGTAGGACAGACCGGAAAGACCGTTTCTCCAAACTGTTACATCGCTTGTGGAATTTCCGGAGCCATCCAACACTTAGCTGGAATGGGATCTTCTAAGTATATCGTTGCAATCAACAAAGACGGAGACGCTCCTATCTTTAAAGTAGCGACTTACGGAATCGTAGGAGACCTTTTCGAAGTAGTTCCCGCAGTAACTGCAGAGTTCAAAAAAGTACTTGGATAA
- a CDS encoding electron transfer flavoprotein subunit beta/FixA family protein, protein MKIIVLVKQVPDTETSIKVGDKSINEAGIKWIISPYDEFAIEEGIRLREKHGGEVIAVSLGPDRVVEALRTAYAMGADRAVHIKVDNYVPFDTNNTAELISNFAKAENADVIIGGRQSIDTDSSQVVIQVAELLGIPHIAFAINLEINGTAVKATKEVEGGTQTVETSTPVALTAQKGLNEPRYPSLKGIMTAKKKPVETKSAADLGSPSSKIEVVGLEPPPPRIPGRKLEAADANAFASQLVKALREEAKVI, encoded by the coding sequence ATGAAAATCATCGTATTAGTGAAACAGGTACCTGACACCGAAACGAGTATTAAAGTAGGGGACAAATCCATCAACGAAGCCGGAATCAAATGGATTATCTCTCCTTATGATGAATTTGCCATCGAAGAAGGAATCAGACTTCGTGAAAAACACGGTGGAGAAGTAATCGCCGTTTCCCTCGGACCGGACAGAGTCGTAGAAGCTCTTAGAACCGCTTATGCAATGGGCGCTGACCGCGCGGTTCATATCAAGGTGGATAACTACGTTCCTTTCGACACAAACAATACCGCAGAACTGATTTCAAACTTTGCAAAAGCAGAAAACGCAGACGTAATCATAGGAGGAAGACAATCCATCGATACGGATTCTTCTCAAGTTGTCATCCAAGTTGCAGAACTTTTAGGAATTCCTCATATCGCATTTGCAATCAATCTTGAAATCAACGGAACCGCGGTTAAAGCCACAAAAGAAGTAGAAGGTGGAACTCAAACTGTTGAAACTTCAACTCCAGTGGCTCTTACAGCACAGAAAGGATTGAACGAACCTCGTTATCCTTCTCTCAAAGGAATCATGACCGCTAAGAAAAAACCTGTAGAAACTAAGTCTGCAGCAGATCTAGGTAGCCCCTCTAGTAAAATCGAAGTTGTTGGACTGGAGCCTCCTCCTCCAAGAATTCCAGGTAGAAAACTGGAAGCAGCAGATGCGAACGCTTTTGCATCTCAACTCGTGAAGGCTCTTAGAGAAGAAGCTAAGGTTATATAA
- a CDS encoding LIC10362 family protein has product MIYALILTILCVLFFFLSYGFFQKSDTLLQKDSKTQETETKKTGSFQNESPRKNKWNLFKPSVFRSQFQSALHSPFQKKSIFLLLSLCTWMLLPLFWGLVFFLKTDANVLIVIGFMIWTYYWLKYLLSTDETV; this is encoded by the coding sequence ATGATCTACGCTCTGATTTTGACAATCCTTTGTGTGCTTTTTTTCTTTTTATCTTACGGCTTCTTTCAAAAATCAGATACTCTGTTGCAAAAAGATTCAAAGACTCAAGAAACCGAGACAAAAAAAACAGGTTCTTTTCAAAACGAATCTCCAAGAAAAAATAAATGGAACTTATTCAAACCGTCCGTTTTCCGTTCTCAATTTCAAAGTGCACTTCATTCTCCCTTTCAAAAGAAATCCATCTTTCTACTTTTGTCTCTTTGCACTTGGATGCTTTTACCTTTATTTTGGGGACTAGTGTTTTTCTTAAAAACAGATGCAAACGTTTTGATCGTAATCGGATTTATGATCTGGACCTACTACTGGTTGAAATATTTACTTTCAACAGATGAGACAGTTTAG
- a CDS encoding acyl-CoA dehydrogenase family protein codes for MRALLEKPNDLFNPTENHLALRENVAKFAKENMDTQAKEHDDHETFNLSLFRRIGSELGLFGITVPEEDGGMGMDAVAAVIIHEELSAYDPGFTLSYLAHEVLFVNNFYHSSNAAQRAKYLSKVISGEWIGGMGMTEPGAGTDVLGMRTIAVKKGDKYVLNGSKQYITNGNVGSVFLVYAKMNKDSKRTTSFLVESSFPGFSVGKKEEKMGMRSSPTTQLIFEDCEVPAENLVGQEDGALVHMMRNLEIERVTLAAQSLGIAKRCVDVMADYTIRHREAFGKKLSEFGQIQKLLAESYADYQAARALVYQVASGIHPENRNSLGAASAKLVATQMAERVSRNAIQALGGYGYCREYPVERLHRDSILLSIGGGTNEAMQKNIVADLKKIYEGTP; via the coding sequence ATGAGAGCTTTACTTGAAAAACCGAATGATTTATTTAACCCGACGGAGAACCATCTTGCGCTTCGAGAAAACGTTGCAAAGTTTGCAAAAGAAAATATGGACACTCAGGCAAAAGAACACGACGACCACGAAACTTTTAACTTATCTCTGTTTCGTAGAATCGGTTCTGAACTCGGACTTTTTGGGATTACCGTTCCAGAAGAGGACGGTGGAATGGGAATGGACGCGGTTGCCGCAGTTATCATTCACGAAGAATTATCCGCATACGATCCCGGTTTTACACTTTCTTATTTGGCCCACGAAGTATTGTTCGTAAATAATTTTTATCATAGTTCCAATGCTGCTCAAAGAGCAAAGTATCTTTCAAAAGTAATTTCCGGAGAATGGATCGGCGGAATGGGAATGACCGAGCCGGGGGCAGGGACAGACGTTTTAGGAATGAGGACGATTGCCGTAAAGAAAGGCGACAAATACGTGTTAAACGGTTCCAAACAATATATCACCAACGGGAACGTTGGAAGTGTTTTTTTAGTATATGCAAAAATGAATAAGGATTCTAAAAGAACCACTTCCTTTCTGGTAGAAAGTTCTTTTCCAGGATTTAGCGTTGGTAAAAAAGAAGAGAAGATGGGAATGCGTTCTTCTCCAACAACTCAACTTATATTCGAAGATTGTGAAGTTCCTGCGGAAAACTTAGTCGGTCAAGAAGACGGTGCCCTTGTTCACATGATGAGAAATTTAGAAATTGAGAGGGTAACCCTGGCGGCTCAATCTTTAGGTATCGCAAAACGTTGTGTAGACGTTATGGCGGATTACACGATTCGTCATAGAGAAGCTTTTGGAAAAAAACTTTCCGAGTTCGGACAAATCCAAAAACTTTTAGCGGAATCTTATGCAGATTATCAAGCGGCTCGAGCACTCGTATATCAAGTAGCAAGTGGAATTCATCCAGAAAATAGAAATTCTCTTGGCGCCGCCTCTGCAAAGTTAGTTGCTACTCAAATGGCGGAAAGAGTTTCTCGAAACGCCATTCAAGCGTTAGGCGGTTATGGATATTGTCGAGAATATCCAGTAGAAAGATTACATAGGGATTCCATTCTTCTTTCGATCGGTGGGGGAACCAACGAAGCGATGCAAAAGAACATCGTCGCCGATTTGAAAAAAATCTACGAAGGTACTCCTTGA
- a CDS encoding O-methyltransferase, with the protein MSRKNISLTESLEEYIFRNSVREPDSFLRLREETGRLAQANMQISPEEGQFLNILTKISGAKKIIEIGTFTGYSSLCFASALPEDGKILCCDLSEEWTNIARKYWKENGLENKVFLKLGCALETLQVLIDSKSAPAWASDFTFGPSTIDLFFLDADKENYPNYYPLILKLLKPGGLLIADNVLWGGSVSDPSHQEPSTIGIRKFNELVYNDPLVDVSLVPIADGVSLVRKR; encoded by the coding sequence TTGAGTCGAAAGAACATTTCCCTTACCGAAAGTCTGGAAGAATATATCTTTCGGAATTCCGTAAGAGAACCGGATTCTTTTTTAAGATTGAGAGAAGAAACCGGTAGGTTGGCTCAGGCAAATATGCAAATCAGTCCTGAAGAAGGACAATTTTTAAACATTCTTACTAAAATCAGCGGAGCGAAAAAGATTATAGAAATCGGTACGTTTACCGGTTATTCGTCCCTTTGTTTCGCTTCTGCTTTGCCAGAAGACGGTAAAATTCTTTGTTGTGATCTTAGCGAAGAATGGACAAATATAGCGCGTAAATATTGGAAAGAAAACGGTTTAGAAAATAAAGTTTTTCTAAAGCTTGGATGTGCATTAGAAACTTTGCAAGTGTTGATCGATTCAAAATCTGCACCGGCTTGGGCTTCCGATTTTACTTTTGGACCTTCTACGATCGATTTGTTTTTTTTAGACGCGGATAAAGAAAATTATCCGAACTATTATCCGTTGATCTTAAAACTTCTCAAACCGGGCGGACTTTTGATTGCGGATAATGTTCTCTGGGGTGGAAGTGTGTCTGATCCTTCTCATCAAGAACCTTCTACGATTGGAATTCGTAAATTCAACGAACTCGTGTATAACGATCCTTTGGTGGATGTCAGTTTAGTTCCGATTGCGGATGGGGTTTCGTTGGTGAGGAAGAGATAA
- a CDS encoding LIC10774 family surface protein, giving the protein MKHFLNIFFVGLLLIGCASESGENSNASQLLLGIVNHKPLNLAHPERNSELAIIDIPTHYVDSISGNNSNAGTKSAPYRTITKAILASKADGIKVILVAPGTYDTSLGETFPIYIPDGVNLYGDYDGKGLVGGSSSLYAGPPGTTPKTGPTWINGGGDDIPHVNATIIPNNNSQIAGFKITNPNPDIPDDYSVRGISIQNFVSIKIKNNTITGMPSGIGIQYENYHVTAVGRNIISGNQLTFNYHGINNGGIRASYDKVENNIISKNYIGIGSPIGFDLGQGPTGSAGNNTISCNSYEDIWIPGSGSETQILYAMNNNWDHFPPQISLTHKVGLDIRHVSNATLVYYEDGGLAPNACN; this is encoded by the coding sequence ATGAAACATTTTTTAAATATTTTTTTCGTAGGATTGCTATTAATCGGCTGTGCTTCGGAAAGCGGTGAAAACAGTAACGCTTCCCAATTGCTTTTGGGAATTGTAAATCACAAACCGCTTAACCTTGCCCATCCCGAACGGAACTCGGAACTGGCGATTATCGATATACCGACGCATTACGTGGATTCCATCTCCGGAAACAACTCCAATGCAGGCACTAAGTCCGCCCCCTACCGCACAATCACAAAGGCGATTTTAGCATCCAAGGCCGACGGTATCAAAGTGATTCTAGTTGCGCCCGGAACCTACGACACGTCCCTAGGAGAGACATTTCCTATTTATATTCCGGATGGAGTTAACTTATACGGAGACTATGATGGAAAGGGTTTGGTCGGCGGTTCTTCCTCCCTTTACGCGGGGCCACCGGGAACCACACCTAAAACAGGACCCACTTGGATCAACGGGGGAGGAGACGATATTCCCCACGTGAATGCCACCATCATCCCGAACAATAACTCTCAAATTGCCGGATTTAAAATCACCAACCCGAACCCGGATATTCCAGATGATTATTCAGTTAGAGGGATTTCCATACAGAATTTCGTATCCATAAAGATTAAAAATAATACGATCACTGGGATGCCCTCGGGAATCGGTATCCAGTACGAAAATTATCACGTAACGGCTGTCGGTCGTAATATAATCTCTGGAAATCAACTCACTTTTAATTATCATGGGATCAACAATGGTGGAATTCGAGCTTCCTATGACAAAGTGGAGAACAATATAATTTCTAAAAATTACATAGGTATCGGTAGTCCAATTGGATTTGATTTAGGACAGGGGCCGACCGGAAGCGCGGGAAATAATACTATATCCTGCAATTCATACGAGGATATATGGATTCCAGGAAGTGGTAGCGAAACACAAATTCTATACGCAATGAACAACAATTGGGATCACTTTCCACCTCAGATTTCGTTGACCCACAAGGTTGGCTTAGACATAAGACACGTTAGTAATGCAACTCTTGTTTACTACGAGGATGGGGGATTGGCTCCAAACGCTTGTAACTAA
- a CDS encoding O-methyltransferase produces the protein MKVCASQKFDGKILCCDLSEEWTNIARKYWKENGLENKVFLKLGCALETLQVLIDSKSAPACASDFTFGPSTIDLFF, from the coding sequence TTGAAAGTTTGTGCGAGTCAGAAATTCGACGGTAAAATTCTTTGTTGTGATCTTAGCGAAGAATGGACAAATATAGCGCGTAAATATTGGAAAGAAAACGGTTTAGAAAATAAAGTTTTTCTAAAGCTTGGATGTGCATTAGAAACTTTGCAAGTGTTGATCGATTCAAAATCTGCACCCGCTTGTGCTTCCGATTTTACTTTTGGACCTTCTACGATCGATTTGTTTTTTTAG
- a CDS encoding Ig domain-containing protein has product MNIQKKLYIFIIAIQTLSCSSSWLTINISCDLYCYAIVSELEAILEPPSITYNSYSPLIFTKNVNTSYTPEIKKITPTEGVFAIAPDLPTSLYLDNSTGIISGTPTQAQIKSTYRVRYENAETVSESNRFYILIQESSESGICNTTGIFPGCNSEQPYSCSDAVQPIHCYRELSHCQQDVYCY; this is encoded by the coding sequence ATGAATATTCAAAAAAAATTATATATTTTTATCATCGCAATTCAAACTCTTAGTTGTTCGTCTTCTTGGCTTACTATTAATATTAGCTGTGACTTATATTGTTATGCAATCGTGTCCGAATTAGAAGCGATACTAGAACCTCCTTCAATAACATATAACAGTTATTCTCCTCTTATATTTACAAAAAACGTAAATACAAGTTATACTCCTGAAATCAAAAAAATAACTCCGACCGAAGGAGTTTTTGCAATCGCTCCGGACTTGCCTACTTCTTTATACTTGGATAACTCTACAGGAATCATTTCAGGAACTCCAACACAAGCGCAGATCAAATCGACGTATCGAGTTCGATATGAGAACGCAGAAACCGTTTCAGAAAGTAACCGGTTCTATATTTTGATCCAGGAAAGTTCTGAAAGTGGGATTTGTAATACTACCGGAATTTTTCCAGGCTGTAATTCGGAGCAACCTTATTCTTGTTCCGACGCGGTTCAACCTATTCATTGTTATCGAGAGTTATCACACTGTCAGCAAGATGTTTACTGTTATTGA
- a CDS encoding putative Ig domain-containing protein, producing the protein MKKALLIIFLIITILNCDLDKFNPYGIDNNEEENFRNIILFLALQPSLTYEKTQLVFTKNINTSYSPILRNASLAGGSFRISPNFSNILSLNTSTGIISGTPTLSQTKSVYIVDFINQETQIQSNPFNIFVEESEGSGICNTTGIFSGCDSKRPFSCSDAIRPAKCYFRVSDCRNDVYCY; encoded by the coding sequence GTGAAAAAAGCTTTATTGATTATATTTTTAATAATCACAATTTTAAATTGTGATCTTGATAAGTTCAATCCCTACGGGATCGATAACAATGAGGAAGAAAATTTTAGAAACATAATCCTATTCTTAGCGTTACAACCATCTTTAACTTACGAAAAAACTCAGTTAGTATTTACAAAAAATATAAACACAAGTTATTCTCCTATTTTGAGAAACGCATCTCTTGCAGGTGGTTCGTTTAGGATTTCTCCAAATTTCTCCAATATCTTATCTTTAAACACTTCCACAGGAATTATTTCGGGAACACCTACATTATCCCAAACCAAATCTGTTTATATTGTAGATTTTATAAATCAAGAGACTCAAATTCAAAGTAATCCATTTAACATTTTTGTAGAAGAGAGTGAAGGAAGCGGAATTTGTAATACGACCGGGATCTTTTCTGGTTGTGACTCTAAACGCCCCTTTTCGTGTTCTGACGCAATTAGACCGGCTAAATGTTATTTTAGGGTTTCCGATTGTCGGAACGACGTCTACTGTTATTAA
- a CDS encoding PPK2 family polyphosphate kinase: MRLKEIDTLPPKDKLKEEVIQKTEEYVRNLSYLQEKLYALKKHSILIILQGVDTAGKDSTIKHVFTGINPQGCYVKSWSIPNSEEVQFDFLWRIHKYVPPKGMIYIHNRSHYEDVIIPKIQGTLSDKRINERMESIRDFEKHLFRENGTVILKFFLHISKEEQLKRIQERISDPDKNWKYDPSDQITQDRWNDYQSAYEMILNDKDQSKEWHLIPSDKKWFRNYQVVKILCKELEKIIF; this comes from the coding sequence ATGCGCCTTAAAGAAATAGATACCCTTCCACCAAAAGATAAACTCAAAGAGGAAGTGATTCAAAAAACGGAAGAATACGTTAGGAATCTTTCTTATCTTCAAGAAAAGTTATATGCGCTAAAAAAACATTCGATTCTTATCATTTTACAAGGTGTAGATACGGCCGGTAAAGATAGTACGATCAAACACGTTTTTACCGGAATCAACCCCCAAGGTTGTTATGTTAAATCTTGGTCAATACCAAATTCGGAAGAGGTACAATTTGATTTTCTTTGGAGAATTCATAAATATGTTCCTCCGAAAGGTATGATCTATATTCACAATCGTTCCCATTATGAAGACGTAATTATTCCTAAGATTCAAGGAACTCTTTCGGATAAAAGAATCAATGAAAGAATGGAATCGATCCGTGACTTCGAGAAACACCTTTTTAGAGAAAATGGAACCGTAATTTTGAAATTCTTTCTACACATTTCCAAAGAAGAACAATTAAAAAGAATTCAAGAGAGAATTTCTGATCCGGATAAAAATTGGAAATACGATCCTTCAGATCAAATAACTCAAGACCGTTGGAATGATTATCAATCCGCCTATGAAATGATCTTGAACGATAAAGATCAATCTAAGGAATGGCATCTAATCCCCTCAGATAAGAAATGGTTTCGAAACTATCAAGTTGTAAAAATTCTCTGCAAAGAACTGGAAAAAATTATTTTTTAA